From a region of the Leptospira montravelensis genome:
- the ygiD gene encoding 4,5-DOPA dioxygenase extradiol produces MSSAEIKENSNFLKNSTILPSLFLGHGSPMNAIEENEFVEGLRNLGKTIPKPKAILCISAHWVTDGTFVTAMENPSTIHDFGGFPKALFDVQYPAPGSPELAKIVQSLVKTQNVKLDYEWGLDHGAWSVIKHIYPNADIPIVQLSMDYKTSLEDHFQLAKELSSLRNQGILILASGNIVHNLRMVAWDRLNDVYGFDWALEVNQKVKDWILSGDYDSLIQIRNHGKEFEWAIPTAEHYLPLLYTLGTKFDSDTVSFFNDKPVAGALTMTSVRLDS; encoded by the coding sequence ATGAGCTCAGCAGAAATTAAAGAGAATTCAAATTTTTTGAAAAATTCCACCATACTTCCTTCTCTTTTTTTAGGACATGGCAGCCCGATGAATGCCATTGAAGAAAATGAATTTGTGGAAGGTTTACGTAATTTGGGTAAAACTATTCCGAAACCTAAGGCCATTCTTTGTATTTCTGCGCATTGGGTAACCGATGGGACATTTGTAACTGCAATGGAAAATCCTTCCACCATACATGACTTTGGTGGCTTTCCAAAAGCATTATTTGATGTACAATACCCTGCTCCTGGTAGCCCTGAACTTGCAAAAATAGTTCAGTCGTTGGTAAAAACTCAAAATGTAAAATTAGATTATGAATGGGGATTGGATCACGGAGCTTGGAGTGTGATTAAACATATTTATCCAAATGCAGATATTCCTATAGTTCAGTTAAGTATGGATTATAAAACATCGCTTGAAGATCATTTTCAGCTAGCTAAAGAATTATCTTCGCTTCGAAACCAAGGTATACTTATTCTTGCCAGTGGGAATATTGTACATAACTTGCGTATGGTGGCCTGGGACAGATTAAACGATGTATATGGATTTGACTGGGCTCTTGAAGTGAATCAAAAAGTTAAAGATTGGATTTTGTCGGGAGATTATGATTCATTAATTCAAATACGAAATCATGGAAAAGAATTTGAATGGGCCATCCCAACAGCGGAACACTATTTGCCATTGTTATACACATTAGGAACAAAATTTGATTCTGACACCGTATCATTTTTTAATGATAAACCAGTGGCAGGAGCATTGACAATGACTTCTGTAAGATTAGATTCTTAA
- a CDS encoding YdcF family protein translates to MLITNKKISDTDLESALIIWDFLTQIDDLNKADLIFVLCSHDIRIAKYAVDLYKNGYANRILFSGGLNFFTKNIFTDSEADSFAKFATNEGIPIQDVFIENQSTNTGENIQFTKSLLNKMNIKVNSVIAIQKPSMTLRIRLALDKQWPENQFRISAPNYSLMEAPHKYINLYMIINETVGDLQRIIVNSKLGFQSETSIPESVESAFKYLISRKYNLHLIR, encoded by the coding sequence TTGTTAATCACAAATAAAAAAATTTCTGATACTGATTTGGAATCTGCTTTAATCATTTGGGATTTTCTCACTCAAATAGATGATCTTAATAAAGCAGATTTAATTTTTGTCCTATGTAGCCATGACATTAGAATTGCAAAGTATGCAGTAGATCTATACAAAAATGGTTATGCAAATCGAATTTTATTTTCGGGGGGACTTAACTTTTTTACTAAAAATATATTCACTGATTCGGAGGCTGATTCTTTTGCAAAGTTTGCAACGAATGAAGGCATACCTATACAAGATGTATTCATCGAAAATCAATCTACCAACACAGGTGAAAATATTCAATTCACTAAATCTTTGTTAAACAAAATGAATATTAAGGTAAACTCGGTAATTGCGATTCAAAAACCTTCTATGACTTTAAGAATTAGGTTGGCTTTAGACAAACAATGGCCAGAGAACCAATTTAGAATTTCTGCGCCTAACTACTCATTAATGGAAGCCCCTCATAAATATATCAATCTTTATATGATTATAAACGAAACTGTTGGTGATTTACAAAGAATTATTGTAAACTCGAAATTAGGTTTTCAATCTGAAACCTCTATTCCTGAATCCGTTGAATCTGCTTTTAAATATCTAATTTCCCGAAAATATAACTTACATTTAATTCGATGA
- the add gene encoding adenosine deaminase: protein MEVPFSEILNRIAVIDRDIAELNRLKSRLPADRPYSPTIQLTFDKQINTLLNERVSLMELPILHPPLWLLSKEGLEQAAEPSVLKERKSLLAGDLSVPHPNEQDVINFIREIPKTEVHLHLEACVNKETLKFLYKKNGIEVTDKEFEDKYNFKDLNGFIQVFFFVQGAVKEASDLGYFIDSLADYLRSNNIVYCEAFFAPSKFIQNGLDFDEMVEVMVNRIRQIEVKDGITIRLLVDVSRSFGPENAMNNLKRVLGLKHKEVIGIGLGGAELMGPAKDYSEVFKVARESGLRCVAHSGEDDGPWAIWDAVNLCKAERIGHGTSAIQDPELVRYMKENKIPIEICVTSNVFTGKYVRKEQNHPVRYYYDQGLMLCINTDDPDIFNVNLTYEFFKLYRFLDFSIDEIIDLVRQGVLCTFHPEKDSLWKSMEEKIDQIKLKYNLISEKQVTAV from the coding sequence ATGGAAGTTCCTTTTTCTGAGATTCTAAATCGTATTGCAGTCATTGACCGTGACATTGCAGAGCTCAATCGCCTAAAAAGTCGGCTACCGGCTGACAGGCCGTACTCTCCAACCATCCAACTTACTTTTGATAAACAAATAAATACGCTTTTAAACGAGCGGGTTTCCTTGATGGAGCTTCCAATCCTCCATCCCCCACTTTGGCTCTTGTCCAAAGAAGGGTTGGAGCAAGCCGCAGAACCTTCGGTTCTTAAAGAAAGGAAATCCTTACTTGCTGGGGATTTGTCTGTCCCACATCCGAATGAACAGGATGTCATTAATTTCATTCGCGAAATTCCCAAAACGGAAGTGCACCTCCATTTGGAAGCTTGCGTTAATAAGGAAACCTTAAAGTTTCTTTATAAAAAGAATGGTATCGAAGTAACCGACAAAGAGTTCGAAGACAAATATAATTTTAAAGATTTAAATGGATTCATCCAAGTATTTTTCTTTGTTCAAGGTGCAGTAAAAGAAGCCTCAGACCTCGGATATTTTATTGATAGTTTAGCTGATTATTTACGTTCAAATAACATTGTTTACTGTGAGGCATTCTTTGCTCCGTCTAAGTTCATTCAAAATGGATTGGATTTTGATGAAATGGTAGAAGTGATGGTCAATCGCATTCGTCAAATCGAAGTCAAAGATGGAATCACCATTCGTTTGTTAGTTGACGTGTCTCGTTCTTTCGGTCCAGAAAATGCGATGAACAATCTCAAACGAGTATTGGGATTAAAACATAAAGAAGTCATAGGAATTGGACTTGGCGGTGCTGAACTTATGGGACCTGCTAAAGATTATTCGGAAGTTTTTAAGGTAGCACGAGAATCTGGTTTACGATGTGTCGCTCACTCTGGTGAAGATGATGGACCTTGGGCGATTTGGGATGCGGTCAATCTCTGTAAGGCAGAAAGAATTGGTCACGGCACTTCTGCGATCCAAGATCCAGAGCTTGTTCGTTACATGAAGGAAAACAAAATTCCAATAGAGATTTGTGTAACTTCCAATGTGTTTACTGGAAAATATGTTCGTAAGGAACAAAACCATCCAGTTCGCTATTATTACGACCAAGGTTTGATGTTGTGTATCAATACGGATGATCCAGATATCTTTAATGTTAATCTTACGTATGAATTTTTTAAACTCTATCGGTTTTTAGATTTTTCAATCGATGAAATTATAGATTTGGTGAGACAGGGTGTGCTTTGTACCTTCCATCCAGAAAAAGATTCTTTATGGAAGTCAATGGAAGAAAAAATAGATCAAATTAAATTAAAATACAATTTGATTTCTGAAAAACAAGTAACAGCTGTTTAA
- a CDS encoding DegT/DnrJ/EryC1/StrS family aminotransferase — MLTSRKTFLPFALPSISEDAIEEVAQVLRSGWVTSGPKVKQFEMEFGDFVGSKEAIAVNSATAGLHLALEAIGLTSEDAAITSSVTFTATTEVICYFGAEPILTDVDSIHNLMTPETLKETIESKCKWNGKELKSKKTGKHIKAIMPVHLAGHTCDMEGLLKIAKEYNLYVIEDAAHAFPAVHKNKMIGNWGDFTVFSFYATKGITTGEGGMVTTSHKEAAERIRKMRLHGINRDAFNRPGWYYEVVDAGYKYNMTDIAAALGVVQLKESHGFWERRTEIAKHYNQEFSSLKGIKLPKEDPNGIHSWHLYRIELDPKIAKVGRDTLVEELKERNIGTSLHFIPIFEHPYYKKTFQYNRKEYPNACSMYDKSVSLPLFAGMTKSDEKDVIDAVKDILG, encoded by the coding sequence ATGCTCACATCTCGCAAAACCTTTCTACCGTTTGCACTTCCATCAATTTCCGAGGATGCTATTGAAGAAGTTGCCCAAGTTTTACGATCTGGTTGGGTTACTTCCGGCCCCAAAGTCAAACAGTTTGAGATGGAGTTTGGCGACTTTGTTGGTAGTAAAGAAGCCATTGCGGTGAATTCCGCCACTGCCGGCTTACATTTAGCCTTAGAAGCCATTGGCCTAACTTCTGAGGACGCAGCAATAACCAGTTCAGTTACTTTTACAGCGACTACAGAAGTGATTTGTTATTTCGGTGCCGAGCCAATTTTAACTGATGTTGATAGCATTCACAATCTAATGACACCAGAAACGTTAAAGGAAACCATTGAATCCAAATGCAAATGGAATGGGAAAGAACTCAAAAGTAAAAAAACCGGAAAACACATCAAGGCAATTATGCCAGTCCATTTAGCAGGGCATACATGCGATATGGAAGGACTTCTCAAAATCGCAAAAGAATATAATTTGTATGTTATCGAAGATGCAGCTCATGCATTTCCGGCAGTTCATAAAAATAAAATGATCGGAAACTGGGGCGATTTCACAGTGTTTAGTTTTTACGCAACAAAAGGAATCACAACAGGAGAAGGAGGGATGGTCACCACTTCTCATAAAGAGGCAGCTGAACGAATTCGTAAAATGCGACTTCATGGTATTAACCGTGATGCGTTTAACAGACCGGGTTGGTACTACGAAGTAGTTGATGCAGGATATAAATACAATATGACCGACATTGCCGCTGCCTTGGGTGTTGTGCAGTTAAAAGAATCTCACGGATTTTGGGAACGTAGGACAGAAATTGCAAAACATTACAACCAAGAGTTTTCTTCCCTTAAAGGAATTAAACTTCCAAAAGAAGATCCAAATGGAATTCATAGTTGGCATCTCTATCGAATTGAATTAGATCCAAAAATTGCGAAAGTAGGACGCGATACATTAGTAGAAGAATTAAAAGAGAGAAATATTGGAACAAGCCTACATTTCATTCCTATCTTCGAACACCCATATTATAAAAAAACCTTTCAATACAATCGCAAAGAATATCCAAATGCTTGTTCTATGTATGACAAATCAGTATCTTTACCTTTGTTTGCTGGAATGACGAAATCTGATGAAAAAGATGTGATAGATGCTGTAAAAGATATCTTGGGATAA
- a CDS encoding VOC family protein: MAAPKKKKSSKTKIINKKLDYRANPTHSISPFLMFNANIEEVAKFYASVFKKSKIITANPMQGEFILNGQKFKAYNGGPDFKFTWGVSFMISVETQKEVDYYWNALLSNGGKESMCGWLQDQFGMYWQVTPKILLQLISHKDPIKAERATQAMLKMKKIDIATLKEAVS; this comes from the coding sequence ATGGCAGCGCCAAAGAAGAAGAAAAGCAGCAAAACAAAGATAATAAATAAAAAATTAGATTATCGAGCCAATCCTACTCACAGCATTTCCCCTTTTCTTATGTTTAACGCAAACATCGAAGAGGTTGCAAAGTTTTATGCATCTGTTTTTAAAAAATCCAAAATTATTACTGCGAACCCCATGCAAGGAGAGTTCATTTTAAACGGACAAAAGTTTAAGGCATACAATGGTGGACCAGATTTTAAGTTCACCTGGGGAGTTTCGTTTATGATCAGTGTAGAAACTCAAAAAGAAGTAGATTATTATTGGAACGCACTTTTATCCAATGGCGGTAAAGAAAGTATGTGCGGCTGGCTTCAAGATCAATTTGGTATGTATTGGCAAGTAACTCCGAAAATTCTTTTACAACTCATTTCGCACAAAGATCCAATCAAAGCAGAACGTGCCACGCAAGCCATGTTAAAAATGAAAAAAATAGACATAGCTACATTAAAAGAAGCAGTAAGCTAA
- a CDS encoding steroid delta-isomerase, which yields MNEETNLNLIETQLNAYNNKDIHLFLECWDKNAKIFLHPDTLLADGIDQIKDRHIIRFQEPDLFAKLISRTSFNGKIVDHEMVTRNFPEGKGTIEVLAIYEIENVRIIKAWFLLGEPKF from the coding sequence ATGAATGAAGAAACAAATTTAAACTTAATCGAAACCCAATTAAATGCCTATAACAATAAAGACATACATTTGTTTCTAGAATGTTGGGATAAAAATGCAAAAATATTCCTCCATCCGGATACTTTGTTAGCAGATGGAATTGATCAAATTAAAGATAGGCATATAATTCGATTTCAGGAGCCAGACCTTTTTGCAAAATTAATTTCTAGAACTTCCTTCAACGGGAAAATTGTAGACCATGAAATGGTTACTAGAAATTTTCCTGAAGGAAAAGGAACAATTGAAGTATTAGCCATTTATGAAATCGAAAATGTAAGAATAATCAAGGCTTGGTTTTTATTGGGAGAACCAAAATTCTAA
- a CDS encoding site-2 protease family protein — MESKKTLHILLFILTFFTLTYSDIFLNPQVPQTLENYKLMFLENWPYSVSLLFILLAHEMGHYLPARFYGVKATWPYFIPLPVGPIGTMGAVIQIKQQIPDKKVLFDIGIGGPTASLVLSMIAWLVGISLSKVIEIPANFDRSGFLFFGDSLFTYFTSQWILGPIDFSTMDIQAHPLAKAGWVGLLITAVNLLPFGQLDGGHVIYSMFGESYRKWIHILFSAFLVFALIHFTWLLWGFIIYYVVKVEHPFIRDSVVGIGKTRFYFGVIMLVSFLVIFVPKPIILGSELEESSLLMDIFRLITNNIGFN; from the coding sequence TTGGAATCAAAAAAAACATTACACATCCTTTTATTCATTCTCACATTTTTTACCTTAACTTATTCTGATATCTTTTTAAATCCACAAGTGCCTCAAACATTAGAGAATTATAAACTAATGTTTTTAGAGAATTGGCCCTATTCCGTGTCACTTCTTTTCATTTTATTAGCGCATGAAATGGGACATTATTTACCGGCTCGGTTTTATGGTGTCAAAGCGACATGGCCTTATTTTATTCCATTACCTGTGGGTCCCATTGGAACTATGGGCGCGGTCATCCAAATTAAACAGCAGATTCCCGATAAAAAAGTATTATTCGATATTGGGATTGGTGGACCAACGGCAAGTTTAGTACTTTCGATGATTGCTTGGTTGGTTGGAATTAGCCTTTCGAAAGTAATAGAAATACCGGCAAATTTTGACAGGTCAGGTTTTTTGTTTTTTGGAGATAGTCTGTTCACTTATTTTACGAGTCAGTGGATATTAGGGCCTATCGATTTTTCTACAATGGATATTCAGGCTCACCCCTTGGCAAAAGCAGGATGGGTAGGTCTTTTAATTACGGCAGTAAATTTACTGCCCTTTGGACAATTAGACGGTGGCCATGTCATTTATTCTATGTTTGGCGAAAGTTACCGAAAATGGATTCATATCCTATTCTCTGCTTTTCTGGTATTTGCATTAATTCATTTTACCTGGTTACTTTGGGGTTTCATTATTTATTATGTGGTTAAAGTGGAACATCCTTTCATACGTGATTCCGTTGTTGGAATTGGAAAAACGCGTTTTTATTTTGGTGTTATCATGTTAGTATCATTCCTAGTAATTTTCGTACCAAAACCAATCATCTTAGGATCCGAATTGGAAGAATCTTCTTTACTCATGGATATTTTTCGTCTGATAACCAATAACATCGGGTTCAATTAA